The Megalobrama amblycephala isolate DHTTF-2021 linkage group LG13, ASM1881202v1, whole genome shotgun sequence genome contains a region encoding:
- the LOC125243095 gene encoding cationic trypsin-3-like isoform X2 — protein MKSIVFALLAVAVACSADDKIIGGYECSPNSQPWQVYLTYGSERLCGASLINERWVVSAAHCYVSPSRLTVHLGEHNVYVEEGTEQRIGAEKVILHPKYNDFTYNNDFMLIKLKEPAIFNEYVKPIPLATSCSSAGEQCLVSGWGNQITTGVDYAAVLQCLNLPVLSRSQCEGAYGWQITENMFCAGFMEGGKDSCQLILAALWCAMGNCEELFPGVMNVLSLAILGFMLRFAATLTGSSPP, from the exons ATGAAGTCTATTGTGTTTGCTTTGCTGGCTGTGGCTGTGG CTTGCAGTGCAGATGATAAAATCATTGGAGGTTATGAATGTTCGCCCAACTCCCAGCCCTGGCAAGTCTACCTTACTTATGGCAGTGAACGCTTGTGTGGAGCATCTCTGATTAATGAAAGATGGGTTGTTTCTGCTGCTCATTGCTACGTTTC ACCTTCTCGTCTTACTGTCCACCTGGGAGAGCACAATGTGTACGTTGAAGAAGGCACAGAGCAGAGGATTGGGGCAGAGAAAGTGATTCTTCACCCGAAATACAATGATTTTACATATAACAATGATTTCATGCTGATCAAGCTGAAGGAGCCTGCCATCTTTAATGAATATGTCAAGCCAATCCCTCTGGCCACCAGTTGCTCTTCTGCAGGGGAGCAGTGCTTGGTTTCTGGATGGGGCAATCAGATCACCACTGGAG TTGACTATGCTGCTGTGCTGCAGTGTTTGAATTTGCCTGTACTGTCAAGGTCACAGTGTGAGGGTGCATATGGATGGCAAATAACTGAAAACATGTTCTGTGCTGGATTCATGGAGGGAGGCAAAGACTCATGTCAG TTGATTCTGGCGGCCCTGTGGTGTGCAATGGGGAACTGCGAGGAGTTGTTTCCTGGGGTTATGAATGTGCTCAGCCTGGCTATCCTGGGGTTTATGCTGAGGTTTGCCGCTACACTGACTGGGTCGAGTCCACCATAG
- the LOC125243095 gene encoding zinc finger protein 234-like isoform X1, translating to MDQFGGTVSLNVNHSMRCQDCGQQFTHWETFRIHLSEHVKQKRRNKKRQVQSVSNGNDNGLGYVTKKIKVKETDKDESLDGSCQLKPSEISCSDVAIVSEEEKPVFAKANKVYACAVCGKVYSYLESFRNHQKLHITSKDQQPEICCKTCKKTFKRPFSLTLHLKLSKKCVPEEPSVLHCERCDKSFASAVAFMNHQEMHKQRPFWCDSCTKGFRSSEGLKRHLRGHDNKKHTCNICQKSFRVPAELRYHYNIHTGSRPYTCDLCHKRFSQLGNLITHRKKHLEVFKEGEDVPLGRKDTGFRGKNRVSVMEKVILGEMNVFNREKKDPVVEDSDEKISANNATLPESDSSDFSSGEKQKHLNEAQEDDLQVQEVEGDWECVECGAHFIGESELHMHYMKHASGEV from the coding sequence TGAATCACAGCATGAGATGTCAGGACTGTGGGCAGCAGTTCACTCACTGGGAAACCTTCAGAATTCATCTTAGTGAACATGTAAAACAAAAGAGACGAAACAAGAAAAGACAGGTGCAATCTGTCTCTAATGGAAATGACAATGGCCTGGGATATGTTACAAAAAAGATAAAAGTAAAAGAAACAGACAAAGATGAATCCCTTGATGGTTCTTGTCAGTTAAAACCATCTGAGATCTCCTGTTCTGACGTTGCTATTGTGTCAGAGGAAGAAAAGCCTGTATTTGCAAAGGCAAACAAGGTCTACGCCTGCGCTGTCTGCGGGAAGGTCTATTCCTACCTTGAGTCTTTCAGAAATCACCAGAAACTGCACATAACTTCAAAAGACCAACAGCCTGAAATCTGCTGTAAAACATGTAAGAAAACATTCAAACGTCCATTCTCTCTCACACTTCATCTAAAATTAAGCAAGAAGTGTGTTCCTGAAGAGCCTTCCGTCCTTCACTGTGAACGGTGTGATAAATCTTTTGCCTCTGCTGTGGCTTTCATGAACCATCAGGAAATGCACAAGCAGAGGCCCTTCTGGTGTGATTCATGTACTAAAGGTTTCAGAAGTTCAGAGGGATTGAAAAGACACTTACGTGGCCAtgacaacaaaaaacacacatgcaACATCTGCCAGAAGTCCTTTCGGGTTCCAGCCGAACTTCGGTACCATTACAACATTCACACTGGTTCTAGGCCTTACACATGTGATCTTTGCCACAAGAGGTTCTCGCAATTAGGAAATCTAATTACCCATCGGAAGAAACACCTGGAGGTCTTTAAAGAAGGAGAAGATGTTCCCCTCGGGAGGAAGGACACTGGTTTTAGAGGAAAGAATAGAGTGTCAGTTATGGAAAAAGTCATTTTAGGAGAAATGAATGTCTTCAATCGAGAGAAAAAGGATCCAGTCGTAGAAGACAGTGATGAGAAAATCAGTGCCAACAATGCTACTTTACCTGAGAGTGATTCATCTGACTTCTCATCGGGTGAaaagcaaaaacatttaaatgaggCACAGGAAGACGATTTGCAAGTACAGGAAGTTGAGGGGGACTGGGAGTGTGTTGAATGTGGTGCACATTTCATTGGGGAGTCTGAGCTTCACATGCATTATATGAAGCATGCAAGTGGGGAAGTTTGA